The Primulina huaijiensis isolate GDHJ02 chromosome 18, ASM1229523v2, whole genome shotgun sequence DNA window aggacAACTTAGCGTCAAACATAGCATCATGTTCACAAATCCCAGAATCAAATCTAATCATAATCGGTattcaaggatcatagctcaacgtgtatgtcatgtatgccacatcaactcaacaaataaggcatatagacatataTTCTCaataaaatcaatcaaacatatatcatataatacagatacctgtcgtatgttactcggTCGCAACAAACCTCAATTATTCGTTTCCaatcgatgtagcttgaagatttcagtataaaaatctatctacatcaataacatattcatttcaatcaataaaatcattcaaaatcaacaatgtAAGTTTCCAATATCttctgaaattttgaaaattcatatcaaatcgaaatcataacataattcaattctgacttcgaatacgagtttcttgtcggtttttctaccgcatatatggatctcgacttcaaatacatgctattccagtACTTCAATAATTAAAGGTGCTGAAACTAGAAGAAACTTACCTCAAANAAATTGATTTCTCACTATTTCCTTCGAAGGTTCATAGGAAAAGGGAAGATAATTATCAACAAACTCATCCTTATCACCCTTATATCGTATGCTTCAGAGGTGttcacgcatatgcgccagaaacTCGACCATATGCGCGCCTTGTTCTGCCTGCGCGCGTGGGCTTGCGCAGGTGCGCGTCTTGCTCTGTCCGAAACACTATTTTAGGTTCTAAATTAGCAAAAGTAGTCAAAATGaaattgtagctctatgtcttggcttgcatttTCCATTGACCTCATTCAATTTGGATATTGGATGCGAGCGTTATTctcattctcccaaaatgtgtcagttcaagaactccaacgcacacgatacacttcggggtgattttgcccatattttcaaatgggtttggacaaaactcaaaacatgaaagttttagtactatgtattagatttctaatgaaatttgtctcatgtcatttggactaatactcagTTAATTATACTAAAAACCGTACAATGTGTCACTTTTCTATTACGGTTCAGCatacttttcaaacacaaatcaatttctaatacaataTTTCATTATCACCACCTATTTTCTCACTTTGATTGTCATGATATCCATCATATACgtaatcacatgacaatttaatgaattatcgataatcaaagTGTGATTTatgataatacgatacacggtccttacatttctccccccacttaaaagatttcgtcctcgaaatctgaaacatctctatatacataacattggcaaacatataatatgtcaccagttatagtacatatcaaaactaaaatcagtaaatggatcactATACAtggaatacaatggaacagatggaatagaatcaaataaatgttgatatgattctcgcatcttgcttttcaattcccacgttgactcctccacacaatgtcgtgtccattgcacTCGAACTCAAGGGATCGATTTGTTAAGCAATATTTTCTCCTTTTGATCTATAATACAAACAGGTTGCTCAACATAAGAAAGAGAAGGAtcgagttcaacctcatcaggttgaagcacatgtgatggatatggttcatactttctcaacatagaaataTGAAACACATCGTGAATGACAGATAAAGATAGTGGCAATGCCAATCGATAAGCAAGATCTCCAACTCAATCAAGAATCTCGTATAGACCAATATATCGAGGAGATAATTTCTCTCGCATGCCAAATCAAACAGTGCCTCTAAAgagagatattttcaaaaacactttatcacTTTTATGGTATTCGAAGGGTCATCTTCGTTTATttgcataactcgtttgacgatcctgagcagctttcatccgctgtTGAATCAACTGAAActtatcattcatttcttgtatcatttcaggtccagtcaattgtctttcaccaatttcatcccagaataatggtgatctacatcgtctcccaTACAAGGCTTCAAATGGTGTCATACCAATACTGGTttgaaaactattattgtaagaAAATTCTACAAATGGTAAGGCATCTTTCCATCCAATGTGAAAATCCATCACTATGGCacgtaacatatcctctaaagtttgaattgtacgctcagtttggccatcagtttgcgggtgataagcagtactcatagccaaacgcgtacccatcgcttcttgaaaactaccccagaatttagaagcaaacctgggatcacgatctgatacaatcgagactggcacaccgtacagtctcacaatattctcgatGTATAAACGCGCCATTCTCGTATATAGATAAGTCCgctcatacggaataaaatgtgcagattttgaaaaccgatcaataataacccaaatagcatcacaactcttgggcgaacgaggtaaatgagtcacaaaatccatagcaatatgttcccaattccattttgggatttcaagactatggagtcatcctccaggtttcattctctcggcttttaCTTGATGGCAGACAAGGCATTTTGAAATATATTCAGCAATGTTcgtcttcatacgtctccaccagaattgaggtctcaatgtcaaatatattttcggcctccagggtgaatactgtatttgctacaatgtgcttcatcAAAAAGGGCAGATTTCATATCAGAATTATCAgggactaccagccgaccattaagtcataaagaaccatcagaagaaatctgaaatccagaaggatgtcctgcagatacaagttctttcgacttttgattatgagcatcgcttcgttgggcctttcgtattttAGATACCAAATTATGCTCAATTTGAAATGCTGAGatagtgacagaattccaattcgagtgaaaagtccaaccagaagtacatatatcctcatgtacTTTGGCGACATTAACAGAAGGTAAAATAGAATCATGAACTTTACGGCTAAGGGTATCCGCAATAGCATTCACCGATCCAGGGTGATACTGAATGTCTCAATCAAAATCCTTCAGGACATCCATCCACCtacgttgcctcatattcaaatcatattgagaaaagagatatttcagactcttatgatctgaataaataacaaatttttatccatacaaataatggcgcaaaatcttcaaagcaaatacaatgacggccaattcaagatcatgaacaggataacgagtttcatgagattttaaTTGAAGAGATGTATAAGCAaccactttgccatgttgcatcaaaacACGGCCCAAACCTTTAtcagacgcatctgtacacactacaaataCTCCGGTACCCGAGGGAATAGTtagcacaggtgctgtggtcaatctcgtcatcaattcaacaaaactagcttcacattcatctgacccaatgaatcgctgattcttctATGTCAATTGAGTAATAAGTTTagctattttcaaaaatctttcaataaaacgacgataataaccagctaaacttatgaagctacggatctcaggaacattcgtaggtctcggccaattcaatacagcttcaaccttagcaggatcaacagatatgccatgtctcgaaattacgtggcctaaaaataccaatttgtccatccaaaattcacatttggacaatttagcatataaatggccattatgaagagtttgaagtaccaaTCTTATATGTTCAGCATGCTTCTTTTTAGATTTCGAATATACTAGAATATCATGAATAAATACGATAAtgaatcggtcaagataatctcgaaagacacaattcattaaatccataaagacagcaggagcattcgtgagaccgaaaggcataaccaaaaactgatagtggccatacctggtacgaaaagcagttttagaCATATCTTCgtctcgaactcgtacttgatgataacTAGATCGAAGATAAATCTTAGAgtatacagaagtaccctgaatatgatcaaataaatcattaatacgaggaagtgaatacttatttttaacagtagcccgattcaattgcatataatcaatacacattcgcatagtaccatctttctttcgaacaattaaaactggagctccacaaggtgatacactcggtcaaatatatcccttatcgagaagaccctgtaattgttttttcaattctttcaattccacaggtgccatgcgataagtAGTTTTAGAAATAGGTGCAGTCCCCGGCATAAGATAAATACTAaattcaacttctcgatgaggagaaaaatcaggaatctcatcgggaaatacatttGGGAACTCTTTCGCAACAGGAATCTCAGATAAAGAATACTCATTCTTAGAGAcatcaatagcgtagataagataaccctcatctcCGCTAAACAAAAGACGAGACATTTCCAAATAGGATACCAAAGGAATCTTGGCTTGAGAACcattgccataaaaattccacttggatCCATCAACAGGTCGAAATAGAACCAccccatgaaaacaatcgacgGTAGCTCAATTTGTCttcaagatatccatgccaacaatacaatcaaagtcgtgcattggaaggtaaatcaaattcaaaaatagcACATTGTCctcgtatatcaatacacaattctgcacaacttgctcagacagaATAATCTTTCCTATTGGCGTAGCTATTGACAAAGTATCATACAATGGGGTACTCATAATGtcatgagatgcaacaaatgcatgagatatgaatgagtgagatgctcatgtatcaaataaaacacgtgcacgataatcgcaaagcatgcaaaCACCTGCAATCAAACCACCAGAAGCTTCCTTAGCCTGATCTTCGGTCATGGCATACATTCGAACTTGAGGAGGGCCTTGAACAGTCTGACTACcaggtcctcgatatcgtggaacattcgaATACTGGAAAGAGGGAATAGGAACAGTATGTCTCATCATactggggccacctctaaatcttGGCTGGGGTTGGGACGAAGACATACCCCTATTCGGACATACACGAGAGAAATGGCCTTCCTGTCCACACTGATAACacgtaccaaacatacctcgacactgctcgatagtatgtttgcgTCCAAAATGGCTACAATAAAGAGCAATCACGGGACTCCCTCGCTAGGATCCACTGGAActcgaagaagatgaagaaacaAAACCAGTCTTCTTAAAATTTATGTCTCTTGGACGCAAGGTAGGATGCTGAGCTCTCACTGGAGGTGGAGGAGTATATTGTGGACCTCCTCGCCTTAATCCAACTTCGGCTGCCTTGGCTCGTTCAATTGCCTCTGCGTAGCTAGTAGGCAAACCAGAATTGACAAAAGTATATATAGCAGGATGCAACCCATTCACAAACCTGTAATATTTTGCTTTTGCATTTgcagctacgtgaggtgcatattTCAATAGCGTAGAAAATTTCGAAGCATATTCTGtaacagtcatcgttccctgctgcaggctattgaattcattctcttgGGCAGTGTAGTCAGAAAGaggagaatactgctccaaaaattGGGCTTTGAAGACATCCCAGgtgacttcaatcccggcctctttcaatttaatctcagcggcttctcagggttttttttaaaaataatttaatttttaaaatttttttcaaaattaattttaaaaaaaaatttacaattttacggcaatccgtgcttacgaagcacgaaCGGTACGAACGTGGAGCACGGACCGTGCTCCACGTTGGAGCGTCCGCGCTTACAAAGCGCGGACGCTCCAGAGTGGAGGCGTCCACGCTCGTGGAGCACcggtccgtgcttcgtaagcacgaactctataaatatttattttttttctcgttTTTTTCTGTCCATTCGTTTTTCTTTTCTGAAGCCTTCACGTGAATATTCAGATTTTCACGTGGAGTAAAATAATTGTACTGTAAACAGTATTGAACTTTTTTATTCTATATAATTGATCATATATTAGACAATTGAGTTATCAATTTCTTCGTGAATTTGAGAGCAATTGAGTTATCAATTTCTTCTtgaattttctctcaaatttcatTGGTAAAATGTCTAACATCGATATACTCTTATATTTTGGTGGTCATGTGGTTATCGATAATGGATTAGTTTAATATAGCATTCCATTTGTTAGACCGATACAAGTATTACGgtttattaatttgttggagTTGGTTGAAGTTGTACATAAAATGTTAGGAatcgatccaacaaatttttctttgaagttgtcaacaaaatattcatTCATGGAGAGATCATCTTGGCATGAAATTCAAGTCAATCTCGTTGATGATGATTCTTTACAGTTTATAATGCAATGCGACAATATGCATATGTTGCATTTATACGCGGAAGCAAATTTAATTGAGCATCACGTTGGATTTGATGATCCTGAATCCTACGTTCGACATGCATCCGATTCTGGTTTCGATAACCAACCCGGTACTTCAACATATGGAGGTTTTCAGGAGCAAGAATCTTATGTTCCACAGGTTACTGAAGGACTCGGTAACATGAGTTTCGATGATGTAAGTGGGTCTTAGGATCAATATATCAATGTCTTGTCGGAACAAAATCATATTCCATATTGACCGAATCCAACATTAGATACGAGTGCTCGTTGTCCGGATCAGGCAAATAATGATGATATTTGGAGTACTGATTCTGAACCCGATATTTCGTACAGCGagtctgaagaagaagaattgAATACTGATGATGAAGTGAATACTTGTACAAATCCTGATGAGGGGACATCATCTCGACAACCACCTCATGACACATTACAGAGGCAGAATGTACCATTTCTTTCAAACAATTCTGAAATGAcatcatttttcaataaattttttggggAAGAGCTTCCCGATTCTGTCGATGTATCTTCTGGTGTGCAATCAAGCTATTACAATTCGGATAGATGTGAATTATGtgttaatatgttatttaaagataAGAATGATCTTATTGCTTCTATGAAGGATTATTCAGTCAGAGTTGTCAGGCGTGAGTACCGTGTCGTGGAAAGCACACGCAGTTTGTGGAAGTTACGTTGTAAAAACAATTCTTCAACGGTCATTTGTCGATGGGTACTTCACGCATCTTTGAAGGCCAAGACTGGGTATTGGAAAATAACAAAAGATGGCGGACCTCACACATTTATATCAACCTCTGTTGGTATAGAACATAAGAATCTGAACAGTGAAATGGTGGCACATACGCTATTGGGAGTTGTTCGTTGTAATTGTGCATACGAGATTAAGTATATCATTGAAAATGTGAAAGATAAATATGGATATCGAATCTCGTACATGAAGGCATGGCGAAGTTTGAAACGTGCTATGAAAATTGCTTATGGTACATGGGAGAACTCCGTTCAATTACTTCCCAAATATATGCGTGCTTTGTCCAAATATAATCCGAGAACAGCTGTGGAGTGGAAGCATCTCAGAGCCAACACTGAAATGATTAAGACACTGAACTATGTTTTCTGGGCATTCAAGCCATGTGTTGATGGGTTTCGGCATTGTCGGAAAATAATAAGTGTCGATGGTACACACTTCTATGCAAAATACAAGCACAAAATGTTGATTGGTCTCACTCTGGATGCGAACATTCAGGACGAAGAAACAACAGATTCTTGAAAATGGTTCTTGGAGCACCTAGGAAGACATGTTGTTCGTGGTGAAAATGGTGTGTGTCTTATTTCTGATAGGCATAAGAGAATCATGTGCGCAACTGGAGATCTACCATATTTTCAACCTCCTTACGGTGTGCATCGTTTTTGTTTGAGACATGTGTGTTCAAACTTTAACGCCAAATTCAAAGACGCGCATTTGAAAGATTTATGCTGGGCGGCAGGAACACAAAATCAAATTAGTAAGTTTGAATCAATAATGGAGGCAATAAAgcaaaaaaacattttggcaCACCGATATTTGGCTGGAATTGCGAAAGAAAAATGGAGTTTGGCTTATGACGGTAGTTGACATCGTAGGGTGATAACAACCAATATGTCGGAGTGTTTGAATAGTGTGTTGAAGGGTGCGTGTAGACTTCCTATATCTGTCATAGTACACTTGACACTTCTGAGGTGCGTACAATATCTCATTGAACGTGTGACAAGATGTGATCGTATGCTTCAGTAAAATCAACTGTGGTCAGATTACGCATGTCGGAAGTATGAGAAATGGGTGAGAAAATCAAGTGAACATCGCGTTGCCAAGTACGATGTACGTGAGCAAACTGCTTCGGTCGCAACTGTAGGAAGACCAAGTTGTGGCCTACATATGCAGGTCGTGAAGATATCAACGAGTGATTGTTCATGTGGTAAATGGACGATTTTTGGCATCCCATGTTCCCATGCTATTTGCACCGATAAGTGGCACTCTTTGGATCCAACGACATTTGTGCAGCCCTGGTATAACATATCTGAGTACTTGGCAACGTACGAGGGCATATTTCAACCTCTTGCAGATGAGCGATATTGGGATCCTCCAACTTTTGAGTTTCACCACAACCATGTTAGACGAGAAAGAAGAAGAGTTGGTAGAGACAGAACAACTCGATTGCGAAATGAGATGGACACAGCGGTTTGCAGAGAGAGACAACATTGATGAAGTCTTTTGTTATGATGTAATAACACTTGATATATTAACTGAGAATAAATttctgtaaatttttttaatttttttaattttacttgctgaattgttttcaaatatttacttAAAAAAAGGCGAATAATCTTCGCGTTTGGACGCGACTGGAAAATATTATCGTTAGGGTGCTAGAGGGGCTTTTCCCAGCCCCGCGGCCGAGCGGTACTCTTtcaccgctcgagcgcgagggGTGCTGGAATTTTTTCCAGCGCCGCTCGCACTCGAGCTGTGAAAGAATACCGCTCGAGCACAAGCGGCGCTGGAAAAAAAATTCCAGCGCCGCTCGCACTCGAGCGGTATTTTTTTATCGCTCGAGCACGAGCGGCTATAAGGCCGCTCACCCCATTCTCTCCTATCCTATTCTCTCATTCTACAAACATTTTCCCCTTCCCCTTTTCTCTCAAATCCCTAACTAAAAATTCCCTTTTCTCAAAGCCCCTTTTCTATAATCTCTTAATACAAATTCCCCTTCCTCTTCTCTCATCCTCCGGTCATCTTCTTCAACACAATTCACCACCTGCAGTTCCTATCACCATGGCTCCTAAGAAGTCGAAAGGTAATCCTACTTCTTCCTCTTTGTCTTCCTTTGATAGAAGTAGATTTGTGAATGAGGCGGCTAGAGCTCAGTATGAACATGCAAAAATTCATAGAAACCCGATTACCGAGCGGAGATTTCGTAGGCAAAGGGAGGATCGATACGTAGGGCCTCTTGTGGGGTTGGAGAGAAGGGGATGGGAAAATTTGGGGCTCAACCTAACGCGGCGGTGGTATCGGTGGTGCAAGAATTTTATGCAAATGCGAGGGAGAGGACGGATGGCAAGGCCTTTGTTCGGGGTAGACTTGTGTCGTTTGATTCGGGTACTATCAATGCATTATTAGAAACGCCCGAGGTCGATGATTCCGCCTTCCAGGCTTTTTTTGCTGCCCCGGATTACGCTGTGATAATTGAAAAACTGTGTCATCCTGGGGTGATATGGAAACCAGTAGGAGGGTCACCCAGTTGTTTTTATGAGAAATATTTGACGGCAGATATTTCCCTTTGGTATTTGTTTCTGGCAAGGAGAATGATGTCGGTCTCGCACAAGAGTGAAGTACAAAAAGAGCGGGCCGTGGTGCTATATGCGTTAGATGAGGGTTACAACATCAATGTGGGAAAGCTCATCAATTCTCAAATCATGAAGAGCGTGCATAATAGACACATCAGGCTTTTCTTTCCCACTATCATATCAGAGTTGTGTGCGAGTTCAGAGATTGTGTTCCGTGATGATGAGGAGTGACTGCAACCAATGAAGCCCATTTGTGCAGCTGACTTTCAACGTAAGTACACGAAACGACAGTTAGACTTTCCCACTCATGAGGGAGATATAGGTGGATCGAGCACCATCGCCCCGCGTTGTCCACAGCCCCGTAGGCGGTCCCAAAACGACAAAGTAGATGTGACTCTTGCCTTCATGGCTCATCAGGAACAAGTTAACTTGAACCACAATGAACATTTTGCCTATGTCGAGTACATGACGCAGACAATGCTAATCCACAGGGGTGTTGACCCAGGGACTATCCCTCCACCTCCGCAGTTCATTCCTCCATTCCATTTTCAGTATGAATATCAACAGCAAGGGGATGCATCGGGAGTGCCACCACCAGAGAATGACGAGGATGAGCTGTGATCAACGATTCCTTATTCAAGTTGAATAAGGTATGTTATCCCAtgcttttatttgtttattaatgTACAATTCAGACATTGCATGTATTAAAGTTTTGGGTTATttaattgtaatttatttttcgCAGGTGATCACGAAACGAAGAACGCAAAACTTGATAACATAGACGTTAACTATGTTTTTTTCATCTTATCTGTCAGTCGTGTATTTCTTGTGTTCAGACGTGTAAATGTTAAAAACTTCTTGTGGACGTGTTtgtttaattgtgtttctttgtttttagtCTGCACTTATGATTTTTTTCATCTGATATTCAGCTTATCTTTCCCTTATTATCAATATATTATAGAAATGATACAATTTATACGATGCAACAATGCAAACGATACAATAATAGAATTGATATAGTTACaattaaatagaaaaatcatCGTCATAATTATAATGATACAAATGGCTCTCGGTCCGACAATCAGGTGGATTGCGTCTTCTCGTCCCTCTACGCAATCCTACATGTTCAGGATTTCCTCATTTGAGTAACCTGGAAAAGTGATAGGTGAAATAAAATTCCTCTGTGGTCGAGTGTCATTCACAAGATGCTGAGGATCAACATTAAGCATATTCGTAAAACTTTGTGTGTTCGACCAAAAGAAGTCTGAAAATCCGGCTAACCAAACTAACGAAAGTAAACAAaccctgaatcactgaaaaaatCAGGTTGAGTAGTTGAGGTTTCTGTAACATTCAATTCGGTTGACGGAATAATAGTAGAGGTTCCTGCAAACCCAGTTGGTTGCATAACCATGTCACCTCCCCACCCGAGAGATGACAGATGTGAAAATGGAGAAGGCGTACTGAAATTTTGTTGAACATCATATTGTCCGACAAAAGTATTGTACGGATATGGTTGAAAACCAACGACAGAAACAACATGTGATATGGTGCGCACAATTATTCGATTATACCATTTGAAGTAGTCTTCGTCAGTTTGCATCGATCGCCCGTGTCGCACCCCTTTAGCAACATATCTCATCCTATTATTCCACAACTCAATTGAATTTCTATAATAATCTCTCCAATCGGTGTTTCGATGTCCTATTCTGGTGATATTATGCATACCATCATTGTCTACGGCAGACCCTAGAATTGATTGTCGTCTTCTAAATTGTCGCATCACCCGATTAGGACAGTGCATCTCCACAATGTCAAAGCTTATAAGAGGACAAACACATCGCCAAATTTTACTGTCGTATTAATCAATAATCGTCTTCACATCTATGTCATTCTTCTGATAAACGACCCAATTAAactgtaaaaaattaaaatgtccAAATTAGAAATTCATCTACtcaaaacaaaataatcttCATTTAATcactattaaatattaaaattaaataatacctTGTTATTATTCATACGATCTATAGAATCCCTTATAATTCTTACAGATTGTGTTGGCGAATGTGTGTAACTAAATTCAATTTTCTACCTACAATTTAAAAAACGAAATTACATATCAAAAATTTATACAAGATAGATATGATATTacaacaataatttttaaatattactgTGCACCATACGGAGAAACTGGAATAATTGCATCTGGATCAACGGGAGGTACACCTAATGTTAACTCACCCTCGGTCGGGGCTAACACATTTAATCCTGCTCCATGCCCATATCTActtacaataataaaaatagttcaacaaaattacaaaaaacttgtgttaaataatcatattacgTTAACGATACCTGCAGGATATATAAAGGTCCAGCCATTGTTGTCTTCTCTATTCGTGAAACGTTACACAACTCACGGTATAGAAATGCTAAAACTGCACTACCCCAACTATAAGACTTCACGTTATCAATATCCCGTAGCAGTTGCAAAAATATTAGTCTAGCAGACCCTTCTTGATAGTCAGGGAGCATTATTCTTCCAATAATCATTAACGCTACACAACGTGCAAATTTAACAACATCTACTTCTGAAGTATCATCTGTAACAAGGTTATACATACAATGATCGTATAGTGCAATCATAGACAGATGACCACCTTTCAAATGTTTTGATGATGGCAAAAATCCAAACAAATCTAAACAGATGTGTTGCCATTCCTCAACTTTATGTGACACATCTATTCTAGTTACTGCTTCACCATCAATTGTTAGACcccaaattattgaaatatcttGCAACGTGACGGTTGCTTCACCACATGGAAAATG harbors:
- the LOC140963900 gene encoding serine/threonine-protein phosphatase 7 long form homolog, yielding MDFYGTFHFPCGEATVTLQDISIIWGLTIDGEAVTRIDVSHKVEEWQHICLDLFGFLPSSKHLKGGHLSMIALYDHCMYNLVTDDTSEVDVVKFARCVALMIIGRIMLPDYQEGSARLIFLQLLRDIDNVKSYSWGSAVLAFLYRELCNVSRIEKTTMAGPLYILQVSLTYGHGAGLNVLAPTEGELTLGVPPVDPDAIIPVSPYGAQ